Part of the Caldisericia bacterium genome is shown below.
GTAGTCTTCCTAACTCATGATTTATGGATGCTATCTCTTTTTCACTCATCTTTTTTCCACTTGAAAGAGAATCTTTTAACTTTTTATATTTCGAATTTATCTCTTCTATTTCTCCCTCAAGGCTTTTTATTTGAAGTTCTTTTTCCTTAATTACATTATTTAAATTTTTGATATCATCTTTGAGTTTATTTATTTCATTACTAAGATTTTTTAATTTTTTTTCGAGATTATTATTATCAATAAAAAAAATTTTAAGATCAATGCACTGGATTTTATAAAGAAGTGAAGCAAACTTTTTTTCTATTTGCATTAATACCTCATGGTGGGCTCGCTAGGATTCGAACCTAGAACCTAGTGGTTATGAGCCACCCGCTCTACCGTTGAGCTACGAGCCCACTAATAATATTATAGATAAATTTACACACCTTGTCAATTAAGTTATTTAGTTAAAAATTACTTAATTAAACTTCTTAATAAATTTAAAGTTTTTAAATCTTCAATATACATATTATCTCCACCTGGTGTTTCGAGAATCATAGGATGATTTTCAAAATCTTTTGAATTAACTAAAAATTTAAATGGTTCAAGCCCTAAAACTCCTTTTCCTATATTTTCATGTCTATCTACATTTGAACCGCATTCTGTTTTGGAATCATTAAGGTGAAATACAACAAGTTTTTCAACTCCAATTACTTTATCAAAGTGATCTAAAACTTTTTTAAATCCCTTTTCAGTTCTTATATCATAACCAGATTCAAATGTATGTGCAGTATCAAAACATACAAAAACTCTCTCTTTTTCTTTTACTCCATTTATAATGTCTCTCAACTGTTCAAATTTAAAACCTATATTTGTTCCTTGACCTGCAACTGTTTCAAGAGCAATTCCTACATTTTTTACCTTTTTAAAAACCTTATCTATACCTTTAATTATTCTTTCTATTCCCTTTTCAATTCCCTCTCCAAGATGAGAACCTGGATGAATTACTTCAAATGGAATTTTTAATATTTCACATCTTTTAAGATCATCAATTAATGCATCAATCGATTTTTTATAAATTTCTTCATTTGGAGAAGCAAGATTAATAAGATATGAAGAGTGTGCGCAAACTTTTTTTATTTTTGTTTTCTTTAAATTTTCAAAATATTCTTTTACCTCATCCTTACTATACTCTTTTGCGCTCCACTGTCTTTGATTTTTTGTGAATATTTGAATAGCATCACATCCGATTTTTTCTCCATTTAGTGGAGCATTTTTTACTCCTCCAGCAATTGATACATGAGCGCCAAGTAATCCCATAAATAAATTATAGCAATTTAAAATAAGTTGACAAAAGATTAAATTTAAATTATTATATTTTAAAATGAAAAGTATAAAAAAAGAGAGAAAAATATCTAATAAAACACTTGAAAGACTTGCAATTTACTATGAAATTTTAATAACTCTTCCAATTAAAAAAAGATTTATCTCAAGCGAAGAGTTAGGAAAGTTAGCCGGGGTCTCTCCGTCAACTGTAAGACAAGATTTTTTATATTTCAAAGATATAGAAGGAAAAGCAAAAATTGGATATAAGGTTCTTGAATTGAAATCAGCACTTAAAAAGATCTTTAAGTTAAACTCAATTACTCATGCAGTTATTATTGGAGCAGGAAGTTTGGGACAAGCAGTTGCAGGTTATGACTCTTTTAAAAAGAGCAAAATAGTTTTTGATTCATTTTTTGATAATAATCCAAATAAAATTGGGAAACTTGTGAGAGGAATTTTTGTTAGAGATGTTAAATATCTTAAAGATTACCTTAAAGAGAATAAAAAGGTAAAAATTGGGGTTATTTGTGTTCCTCCAAAAGAAGCACAAGGAATTGTAGATATATTAGTTGAAAGTGGAATAAATTCAATTTGGAACTTTTCTCCAACAATTTTAAAAGTTCCTAAAGAGGTAGTAGTTGAATATGAACATATAGGCGTTAGTTTCTATAAATTACTCTATAAAGCAAAAAATCAATGAAAATACCACCAATTAATTTAATAAGAAAAGATTTTGAAAGTTTAAAAGAAAAAGTTAAATTAAAAACATCAAAAGAAGTTTCAGATTTAATTTTAATGCAAACAATTGAAGGTCATGCACACAATGGACATGGTGAATTTTCTGGAAAGAAATTTGTTGATACAACAATGAATGATATTGTTTTTGCACTTGGATTTGATGCATATGCAATAAGAAGTGCAAGACAAAGTTTAATTGATGAAATATATGATTTTGTTGAAAGAGTTATAAATGGTGAGAGTTTAAATAAACTTCAAAATAGAAAAGGCGAATCCATTTTAAGAGTTTCTTTTTTTGATGAGATTGAAATTGATAGTAAAGATGTTCTTTTGGGCCTTTATCTTGGTGGGCTTATGGATGATTATGAAACAAGAAGAGAAGTTGAGAAAGTTTATGGAATAAATATTGGTGGGGGCAAACCATATCTTGTTGATTTTTCACTTTTGGAAAGTTTAGATATTGATGGTGAATATCTTGCACATGAAGAAAATGAAGAGAAAATTGAATACTATAAAGAAATTGGACTTATAATAGATTTTGATGAAAAAAATTATTCAATTTTTCTTGAACATCCTTCAATTAGATTTCAATATATAAGGCATAAAAAAGGTTTAGGTGTTTCAGATGACCTTGCGGTTTTATTTAGTGGAAAACTATATTCAAAATCTGTTGCTCTTGGAGTTTATCTTGCAGATGCAATTGATACTTTAGATAAATATTCACTTAAATTTATGGAGCAAGATTTTGAACTTGCAAAAAAAATTGAGAAAAGCGGAATTTTAAATATAAAAAAAGATGATATTTTTAAATTTATTTATCTTATTACAAATCCAATTAAAGATTATCCAGACTCATCTCAAAGGTACTTTCTTGAAATAAATCAAAAATATAATATAACTTCTATTGAAGCACATTTAATGTTTATTGATGGAATTAATCCTCCTGAATTTGAGATTGCTTTTGAAAGAGTTTCAAATCATAAAGTTTATGAATATGTTATAAATAAACTTAAAAGTGTTTGAAAAAGTTTATGGTCAATATATACCAAAAAGATTTTTAAAAAGAATAATTGAAGAAAAGAAAATTCCTCAAACATTTTTATTTTATGGTAAAGAGGGAATTGGTAAATTTTTATGTGCTAAACTTTTTTCAAATTATTTAAATGGATTAATGGATGATGATATATCAAAAGATACATTTATTATAGAAAAAGAGAAGAGTATAGGAATTGATGAAATAAGGAGACTTAAAGAGTTGAGTTATTTAAATCCTGAAAGAGAATTTAGAGTAA
Proteins encoded:
- a CDS encoding deoxyribonuclease IV gives rise to the protein MGLLGAHVSIAGGVKNAPLNGEKIGCDAIQIFTKNQRQWSAKEYSKDEVKEYFENLKKTKIKKVCAHSSYLINLASPNEEIYKKSIDALIDDLKRCEILKIPFEVIHPGSHLGEGIEKGIERIIKGIDKVFKKVKNVGIALETVAGQGTNIGFKFEQLRDIINGVKEKERVFVCFDTAHTFESGYDIRTEKGFKKVLDHFDKVIGVEKLVVFHLNDSKTECGSNVDRHENIGKGVLGLEPFKFLVNSKDFENHPMILETPGGDNMYIEDLKTLNLLRSLIK
- a CDS encoding redox-sensing transcriptional repressor Rex; translation: MKSIKKERKISNKTLERLAIYYEILITLPIKKRFISSEELGKLAGVSPSTVRQDFLYFKDIEGKAKIGYKVLELKSALKKIFKLNSITHAVIIGAGSLGQAVAGYDSFKKSKIVFDSFFDNNPNKIGKLVRGIFVRDVKYLKDYLKENKKVKIGVICVPPKEAQGIVDILVESGINSIWNFSPTILKVPKEVVVEYEHIGVSFYKLLYKAKNQ